A region of Etheostoma cragini isolate CJK2018 chromosome 2, CSU_Ecrag_1.0, whole genome shotgun sequence DNA encodes the following proteins:
- the ankrd49 gene encoding ankyrin repeat domain-containing protein 49 isoform X2: protein MKPLQQVMEFPEDVNQLDLLNTHGHLIPRGTSSLWTESEEEVEEEEGDHSDDWYIEKEETLKDKPKVLIMWAAENNRLSTVHRLLTADPLLVHCTDEDGYTPLHRAAYNGHVAVISALIAAGSKVNPRTIDGWTPLHSACRWSRVTVASFLLHHGAELNAQTNGGLTPLHLAASNTTPFRTDSPRTLELLLSQRHLNPGLRSGSGETASEVARRTSPHHVLFEMVQDCVNVVPFS, encoded by the exons CAGCAAGTGATGGAGTTTCCTGAAGATGTCAACCAGCTTGATCTTCTGAATACACATGGTCACCTGATCCCCCGGGGGACCAGCAGCCTGTGGACCGAAAGCGAGGAAGAggtggaagaagaggagggggacCACAGTGACGATTGGTAtattgaaaaagaagaaactcTCAAAGACAAACCAAAGGTGCTCATCATGTGGGCAGCGGAAAACAATCGC CTTTCAACAGTCCACAGGCTATTAACTGCTGATCCGTTGCTGGTGCACTGCACTGATGAGGACGGATACACTCCACTACATCGTGCAGCCTACAACGGCCATGTTGCTGTGATCTCTGCTTTAATTGCTGCCGGGTCTAAGGTAAACCCTCGCACCATCGACGGATGGACGCCCCTTCACAGTGCCTGCCGCTGGAGCCGCGTCACAGTGGCAAGCTTTCTCCTACACCATGGAGCCGAACTGAACGCCCAGACCAACGGGGGGCTCACACCACTACACCTGGCTGCCTCCAACACCACCCCCTTCAGGACAGACTCTCCTCGCACTTTAGAGCTCCTCCTCTCTCAGCGACACCTGAATCCAGGGCTCCGCAGCGGCAGTGGGGAGACAGCCAGTGAGGTGGCCCGCCGTACTAGCCCACATCATGTCCTGTTTGAGATGGTACAAGACTGTGTCAATGTGGTACCTTTCTCATAA
- the ankrd49 gene encoding ankyrin repeat domain-containing protein 49 isoform X3: MKPLYQVMEFPEDVNQLDLLNTHGHLIPRGTSSLWTESEEEVEEEEGDHSDDWYIEKEETLKDKPKVLIMWAAENNRLSTVHRLLTADPLLVHCTDEDGYTPLHRAAYNGHVAVISALIAAGSKVNPRTIDGWTPLHSACRWSRVTVASFLLHHGAELNAQTNGGLTPLHLAASNTTPFRTDSPRTLELLLSQRHLNPGLRSGSGETASEVARRTSPHHVLFEMVQDCVNVVPFS; this comes from the exons CAAGTGATGGAGTTTCCTGAAGATGTCAACCAGCTTGATCTTCTGAATACACATGGTCACCTGATCCCCCGGGGGACCAGCAGCCTGTGGACCGAAAGCGAGGAAGAggtggaagaagaggagggggacCACAGTGACGATTGGTAtattgaaaaagaagaaactcTCAAAGACAAACCAAAGGTGCTCATCATGTGGGCAGCGGAAAACAATCGC CTTTCAACAGTCCACAGGCTATTAACTGCTGATCCGTTGCTGGTGCACTGCACTGATGAGGACGGATACACTCCACTACATCGTGCAGCCTACAACGGCCATGTTGCTGTGATCTCTGCTTTAATTGCTGCCGGGTCTAAGGTAAACCCTCGCACCATCGACGGATGGACGCCCCTTCACAGTGCCTGCCGCTGGAGCCGCGTCACAGTGGCAAGCTTTCTCCTACACCATGGAGCCGAACTGAACGCCCAGACCAACGGGGGGCTCACACCACTACACCTGGCTGCCTCCAACACCACCCCCTTCAGGACAGACTCTCCTCGCACTTTAGAGCTCCTCCTCTCTCAGCGACACCTGAATCCAGGGCTCCGCAGCGGCAGTGGGGAGACAGCCAGTGAGGTGGCCCGCCGTACTAGCCCACATCATGTCCTGTTTGAGATGGTACAAGACTGTGTCAATGTGGTACCTTTCTCATAA